Sequence from the Candidatus Izemoplasma sp. genome:
AAACAAAGAAAGCTAAGTTCAAGTCATCTTTAAAGGATACAAAAAAAGTATCGACAGTTAATGAACTGAAAAAAGGTGATTTGATAGTCCATTATGATCACGGTATTGGGCGATTTTTAGGCGTTAAAGAAATGTCTTTAGGCGATCGTACCAATGATTATGTCCATATTGCTTATAAAGGGGACGATTCACTTTATATCCCTGTTGAGAATATTCATTTAATTCAAAAATATGTAGCAAGCGAAGGTAAGAAGCCAAAAATCAATCGCCTAGGCGGTACAGCTTGGGCAAAAACCAAACAACGTGTCCGTAAACGCGTAAAAAATATTGCAGATAAACTGATTAAATTATATGCAGAGCGTGAAAAAGCAGAAGGATTCGCCTATAGTGAAGATACAGAGTTACAAAAAGAGTTTGAGCGAGAATTTCCATACATTGAAACTGATGATCAATTATCTGCGATTAAAGACATTAAAGTGGACATGGAAAAACCTGTGCCAATGGATCGTTTACTATGTGGTGATGTAGGGTATGGGAAAACAGAAGTTGCTATGAGAGCAGCATTTAAAGCAGTGTTAGATAACAAACAAGTTGCTTATCTAGCCCCGACAACCGTATTATCAAGACAACACTTTTATACATTTAAGGAACGGTTTGATCAGTTTGGCATTAAAATTGGTCTATTAAATCGTTTTGTAACAAAAGCAGTACAACGGGATATCATCCAAAAAGCAAGTGTTGGAGATATTGATATCGTGATTGGAACCCATAGGCTACTATCTAAAGATATGCAATTTAATGACTTGGGATTATTAATCATTGATGAGGAACAACGGTTTGGTGTTGAGCATAAGGAAATTATAAAACAGATGAAAGTTAATATCGATGTGCTATCATTGAGTGCCACCCCAATTCCTAGAACCTTACAAATGGCTATCATGGGTGTTAAGAATATGAGTTTACTTGAAACACCACCATTGAATAGATATCCGATTCAAACCTATGTTCTTGAAAGAAACGACTCAGTCATTCGCGATGCCATTCAACGGGAAATGGCTAGAGATGGACAAGTATTCTATTTATATAATCGTGTTGATGACATTCAAAGTGTGGCTTACCGTATACAAAGATTATGTCCTGAAGCGCGTGTTATTTATGCCCATGGTAAAATGAGTAGATTAAAGCTTGAAGAAGTGATCACAGCATTTATAGACAATGAATACGATGTATTAGTATCCACAACAATTATTGAAACAGGTATTGATATTCCTAATGCCAATACATTACTCGTACATGATGCAGATCGTCTTGGCTTAGCTCAATTGTATCAGTTAAGAGGACGAGTAGGACGCTCGAATCGGATAGCCTATGCATACTTAATGTACCAAAAAGACAAAACGCTAACAGATGAAGCGACAAAGCGTCTTAAGGTTATTAAAGAGTTTACAGAACTTGGATCTGGTTTCAAGATAGCGATGAGAGATTTGTCTATTCGTGGTGCGGGAGACATTTTAGGGACGGAACAATCTGGATTTATGGATAGTGTTGGAATTGATTTATTTCTAGATATGTTAAAAGAAGAAGTTGATGCAAGACAATCTGGTAAAGCCGTATCACTTGAGAAACCGGATGAACAATCTAATATTCGTCTTCAAGTTGATAAATACATTGATACAAATTATATTCAAAATGACTATGTCAAAATAGAAATGCATAAGAAAATAGCTAAAATAACGGCTATTGATGATATTGAACAACTAAAAGAAGAGTTCACCGATCGCTTTGGTGCGCCGAATGAAGACATTATACTCTATATGTATGAAAAATTATTCGAACACCTTGCTTCAAAGGTGGGTATAGAAAAAGTGAGAGAGACAAAAACTAATATAACTTTCACTCTCTCAACAGAAAAATCAAAGGATATTAATGGAGAATACCTATTTAATAGAGCCAATGAAATTAGTCCATACATACGCTTTTCATATCGCTTAGACAAACTAAATATAATTATTGACACAGTAAAACTAAATACCCATTATCTCTATACAATTGTTGCATTATTACAAATAATGTAATTAAGGGAAATCGCTATATAGAGGCCTATATAATAATGTGTAAGCCAAAGATTATAATTGGTTATTGACACGTCTTATTGACAATGTTACTATACAAATGGAGAAAACTTATGACGCATCAAACCCCATTTATAGTGATCCTATAAAGATGATGCGTCTTTTGCTTTTTTTAGGAGGAATTATGAAAGATTACTATGATGTTGTCATTGTTGGAGCTGGCCCTGCGGGGATTTTTGCCGCATATGAGCTTAAGCAAAAAAATCCTGATGTGGACGTTTTATTATTAGATAAAGGGTTAGATATATATGATCGTAAATGCCCAATTTTAGAGAAAAAAATAACAAAATGTCCAGTCAACAAAAAGGGCGTAAGTGGGTGCTATCCTGCTTGTTCAATCACAAATGGATTTGGCGGTGCAGGAGCGTATTCCGATGGGAAGTTTAATATTACCAGTGAATTTGGTGGGTGGATGACTGATTACCTTGAAAAATATGAAGTTGAGCAATTAATCCAATATGTTGATCAAATCAATTTAAAACATGGAGCAACACATACCATAACAGATCCCACAACACAAAAAGTAAAAGAAATTGAACGCCGAGGATTAGCCTCTGGATTAAAACTATTACGTGCAAAAGTACGACATCTAGGTACAGAGGACAATTTAGAGATTTTAAAGAGTATTTACACATATTTATCAAATAAAATCACCATGATTTATAAAACGGAAGTCACAGATTTATTAGTGGAAAATCGCTTGGTTAAAGGCGTAGTTACAAAAGACAATATCATCAAATGTAACCAAGTGTTGATTGCGCCAGGCCGTGATGGTTCGAGTTGGTTAACCGAACTAAGTAAACAATATGACATTCCACAAACAGCAAACCAAGTTGATATAGGCGTACGGGTAGAAACAAATGATGAACTCATGGAAGAGATTAACACAAACTTGTATGAAGGAAAATTTATTTACCGCACAAGCGTTGGAACAACGGTTAGAACGTTTTGTTCTAATCCTAGTGGACATGTGGTTATTGAAAACCATAGTGGGACAATGCTGGCAAATGGGCATTCTTATCGAGATCCCAAATTAGGAAGCCATAATACAAACTTTGCCTTACTTGTCTCACATAAATTTTCAAAACCCTTTAGTGAACCTAATGAGTTTGCTCATGAAGTTAGCCGATTAGCAAATAAATTAAGTAATGGTTCAATAATTGTACAAACTTATGGGGATATTAAGCGAGGGAGACGAACGACAGAAAAACGGTTAAAAGAGAGCTTTGTTGATGCTACATTAAAAGAAGCAGTTCCGGGAGATTTAGGGTTGGTATTACCGTATAATACCATGAAATCATTGATTGAAATGGTAGAAGCCCTTGAAAATGTCACACCAGGTATTGCCTCTGATCATACCTTGTTCTATGGCGTTGAAGCGAAATTTTATAGTGCAAGGCCAGAACTCAATAAGCATTTTGAATCACCAGTAAAAGGACTATATTTTGGTGGTGACGGTGCTGGGATAACGCGAGGTTTAGCGCAGGCTGGTGCAAGCGGTGTTTGGATTGCAAGAGATATATTGAGACAATATTAGGAGGATAATATGAAAAATGTTGTTATTGTAGGTACACAATGGGGAGATGAAGGAAAAGGGAAAATTACTGACTTTCTCGCAGGGAAAGCTGATGTCGTTGTCAGGTTCCAAGGGGGAAACAATGCAGGACATACTATTACATTCGATGGAAATAAGTATGCTTTACATCTCATTCCATCTGGCATTTTTAGACAAGATGCTATGAATATCTTAGCTAATGGGATGGTAATCAACCCAAAAGCATTATTAGAGGAGTTAACAATGCTTCACAATAATGATATTACTGAGTATAATTTAGCAATTAGTAATAGAGCACATGTTTTGCTTCCTTATCATATCCAGTTAGATCAATTATATGAAGATTTGAAGTCTAATGAAAAAAAGGTGGGGACAACCAAAAAGGGTATCGGGCCAGCATATATGGATAAAGTTAGTCGTACCGGCATTAGAATGGCGGACTTCATCGATGAAGAGACATTTTATGATAAATTATCTGATAATATTACATATTATAATAAGTTATTTAAATTGTATGACTACCCGATATTCGATATCGACACAGTTTTTAATGAATACAAAACATATGCTAAAGAGATAAAGGCGCTTGTAAGAGATACGAGCTTATTACTTCATCAATATAATGAAAACAATAAAAAAATAGTTTATGAAGGAGCTCAAGGGAATCTGTTATGTATCGATCATGGAACATATCCATACGTGACATCGAGTTCTCCAACAGCTGCTTCCGTTCCGCTTAATACAGGGATTTCCCCTCAATTTATTACAGATGTTGTAGGCATCACAAAGGCATACTCTACTCGCGTTGGTAGTGGATACTTTGCAACTGAGTTTGAAGATGATGTGGCAAAACAAATTCGAAAAACAGGAAA
This genomic interval carries:
- the mfd gene encoding transcription-repair coupling factor, giving the protein MKPILNYLKATPFYRQYNQQLRQVAESHIINSNDAINTLLVGAYFDEHKESMVIVTPNIYKAQKVYERLGNVIPEDQLTFFPQDEFMTTEMLAMSTEFKVERMNTVAKILEDKPLIVVTNTTGFTKELIPLKSWEKAILKLFKGKIIEVDELVEQLVHLGYQREDIVENQGEFSVRGSIIDVYPINQAEPIRIDFFDNEIDTMRKFETDTQRSTIKIKTYDVFPIFEFFYSDKTFEEIKAQVNETAKDFDKKSQQRIEEELNQLEHRHEMDNLYRYMIFVYDHQETISDYLGNNVVVFWNHQQVLDNYDNILHDITEWYQTTNDYPKLGFKFIKDIDHVYNGKTLKLDVFGDKVNKDNNQINVKSKEVTEYNGNLKMLMEDLKKYDGFTTTILTFNSHQKLVDFTKLIEDKISYQIIGNNDSISPKQLNIIESDFNNPIEFFSINTIFLSEAGIFHKKQTKKAKFKSSLKDTKKVSTVNELKKGDLIVHYDHGIGRFLGVKEMSLGDRTNDYVHIAYKGDDSLYIPVENIHLIQKYVASEGKKPKINRLGGTAWAKTKQRVRKRVKNIADKLIKLYAEREKAEGFAYSEDTELQKEFEREFPYIETDDQLSAIKDIKVDMEKPVPMDRLLCGDVGYGKTEVAMRAAFKAVLDNKQVAYLAPTTVLSRQHFYTFKERFDQFGIKIGLLNRFVTKAVQRDIIQKASVGDIDIVIGTHRLLSKDMQFNDLGLLIIDEEQRFGVEHKEIIKQMKVNIDVLSLSATPIPRTLQMAIMGVKNMSLLETPPLNRYPIQTYVLERNDSVIRDAIQREMARDGQVFYLYNRVDDIQSVAYRIQRLCPEARVIYAHGKMSRLKLEEVITAFIDNEYDVLVSTTIIETGIDIPNANTLLVHDADRLGLAQLYQLRGRVGRSNRIAYAYLMYQKDKTLTDEATKRLKVIKEFTELGSGFKIAMRDLSIRGAGDILGTEQSGFMDSVGIDLFLDMLKEEVDARQSGKAVSLEKPDEQSNIRLQVDKYIDTNYIQNDYVKIEMHKKIAKITAIDDIEQLKEEFTDRFGAPNEDIILYMYEKLFEHLASKVGIEKVRETKTNITFTLSTEKSKDINGEYLFNRANEISPYIRFSYRLDKLNIIIDTVKLNTHYLYTIVALLQIM
- a CDS encoding NAD(P)/FAD-dependent oxidoreductase produces the protein MKDYYDVVIVGAGPAGIFAAYELKQKNPDVDVLLLDKGLDIYDRKCPILEKKITKCPVNKKGVSGCYPACSITNGFGGAGAYSDGKFNITSEFGGWMTDYLEKYEVEQLIQYVDQINLKHGATHTITDPTTQKVKEIERRGLASGLKLLRAKVRHLGTEDNLEILKSIYTYLSNKITMIYKTEVTDLLVENRLVKGVVTKDNIIKCNQVLIAPGRDGSSWLTELSKQYDIPQTANQVDIGVRVETNDELMEEINTNLYEGKFIYRTSVGTTVRTFCSNPSGHVVIENHSGTMLANGHSYRDPKLGSHNTNFALLVSHKFSKPFSEPNEFAHEVSRLANKLSNGSIIVQTYGDIKRGRRTTEKRLKESFVDATLKEAVPGDLGLVLPYNTMKSLIEMVEALENVTPGIASDHTLFYGVEAKFYSARPELNKHFESPVKGLYFGGDGAGITRGLAQAGASGVWIARDILRQY
- a CDS encoding adenylosuccinate synthase → MKNVVIVGTQWGDEGKGKITDFLAGKADVVVRFQGGNNAGHTITFDGNKYALHLIPSGIFRQDAMNILANGMVINPKALLEELTMLHNNDITEYNLAISNRAHVLLPYHIQLDQLYEDLKSNEKKVGTTKKGIGPAYMDKVSRTGIRMADFIDEETFYDKLSDNITYYNKLFKLYDYPIFDIDTVFNEYKTYAKEIKALVRDTSLLLHQYNENNKKIVYEGAQGNLLCIDHGTYPYVTSSSPTAASVPLNTGISPQFITDVVGITKAYSTRVGSGYFATEFEDDVAKQIRKTGNEFGTTTGRPRRIGWIDTVVLRHSKRVSGINHLSVMLLDVLTGIKKLKICVAYTLDGEKIDYIPANIKDYNRCKPVYETLDGWNEDITKTTKLSDLPLNAKKYLNRISELTNIPLSIFSVGPDRKQTIILNDII